One stretch of Chroococcidiopsis sp. CCMEE 29 DNA includes these proteins:
- a CDS encoding cyclase family protein, whose amino-acid sequence MKRYLFLIWILILSVGVILAHSFVVSAKNQPHTVSSVSSNRITLNERVKNDRTFFASLPDATQKEKHAKNRRTAFDRLIQSVSAARIIELNFIWDTNSPLFPTNPPYSINLAARHTQTFGSVSGGIGFAVDEMDFSGQHGAPTIDAIGHISNNLKLFGGIDAAASEGDMGLTKLGVEAYPKEQFINRAVLLDVARFKGVETLAAGYEITVTDLEATAQAQGVEIQPGDSVLIRTGYGKYFDTGPKKFLEPLPGPGETAARWLAKKKVFLVGDDQLAFEVISPLGTVFPVHRVLIADNGIYIVENLNLEELSQALAQEGVYEFPLVLNPPRIKGATGAAVNSFAILPR is encoded by the coding sequence ATGAAACGATATTTGTTTCTGATTTGGATATTGATTCTTTCTGTAGGCGTAATTCTAGCTCACTCATTTGTAGTATCTGCTAAAAATCAGCCACACACTGTAAGTTCTGTTTCAAGTAATCGCATCACCCTTAATGAGAGGGTAAAAAATGACCGCACCTTTTTTGCCTCTCTACCCGATGCTACACAGAAAGAGAAACATGCGAAGAATCGTCGAACAGCTTTCGATAGGCTCATTCAATCGGTGAGTGCAGCTAGGATAATCGAGCTGAATTTCATTTGGGATACCAATTCGCCATTATTTCCCACAAATCCCCCTTACTCAATTAATCTAGCAGCGCGACATACCCAAACTTTTGGTTCGGTTTCGGGTGGTATCGGCTTTGCTGTGGACGAGATGGATTTTAGCGGACAACATGGCGCACCCACTATCGATGCAATCGGTCACATCTCAAATAATCTCAAGCTATTTGGGGGTATAGATGCGGCAGCTAGTGAAGGTGATATGGGACTGACGAAGCTAGGAGTCGAAGCTTACCCGAAAGAGCAGTTTATTAATCGAGCGGTTTTACTAGATGTTGCCCGTTTCAAAGGAGTAGAGACTCTTGCTGCGGGATATGAGATTACTGTCACAGACCTAGAAGCAACGGCACAAGCCCAAGGAGTCGAAATTCAACCAGGTGACTCAGTATTAATTAGAACTGGCTATGGAAAATACTTCGATACTGGCCCGAAAAAGTTTTTAGAGCCGCTTCCAGGTCCAGGCGAAACAGCAGCTCGATGGCTGGCGAAGAAAAAAGTTTTTCTAGTCGGAGACGATCAACTAGCCTTTGAGGTGATTTCCCCTTTAGGAACGGTCTTCCCCGTGCATCGTGTACTAATTGCTGATAATGGAATCTACATTGTAGAAAATTTAAACTTAGAGGAGTTATCGCAAGCGCTGGCCCAAGAGGGTGTTTACGAGTTTCCTTTAGTACTAAATCCACCTAGAATCAAAGGTGCGACGGGAGCTGCGGTTAACTCGTTTGCAATACTGCCGCGTTAA
- a CDS encoding site-specific integrase, with amino-acid sequence MKVAGNGQGKILTPEELRRLFTEGLRSPRDRALFGICLFTACRVSEALALQTSDIKGETLTFRKSTTKGKLKTRVVDIQPGLAALLAEYQPSPGALFPGMRGISPTLTRFMADKILRDACLRIGLVGVSTHSFRRRTSLTIMSSAGIPLRVIQEISGHNDLGTLQRYLEVSPEQKRHAVAALGF; translated from the coding sequence ATGAAAGTTGCAGGCAATGGGCAGGGGAAAATACTCACCCCAGAGGAATTGAGGCGGCTATTTACTGAAGGATTGCGATCGCCAAGGGATAGAGCGCTGTTTGGCATCTGTTTATTCACCGCCTGTCGAGTGTCCGAAGCGCTGGCACTCCAGACATCTGATATTAAAGGTGAAACGTTGACTTTCAGAAAGTCTACCACCAAAGGCAAGCTCAAAACCCGCGTCGTAGATATCCAACCTGGTCTGGCTGCACTGCTGGCGGAGTATCAACCTTCGCCTGGTGCATTGTTTCCTGGAATGCGGGGGATTTCGCCAACTTTAACTCGGTTCATGGCAGACAAGATTCTGCGCGATGCCTGCCTTCGCATTGGGTTAGTTGGGGTTAGTACTCACTCGTTTAGACGACGAACAAGCCTAACTATAATGTCCAGCGCTGGTATTCCCTTGCGGGTGATTCAGGAAATATCGGGACACAATGATTTAGGGACTCTGCAACGTTATTTGGAGGTGTCGCCGGAGCAGAAGCGTCATGCTGTTGCAGCGCTCGGGTTTTAA
- a CDS encoding DUF5615 family PIN-like protein, whose translation MSLKLLIDEDSQDKILVKFLREAGHDVVTVNGASLMSQPDSVVLSYARQNNRILLTLNCQDFQALHRASPNHPGILAVYQEANPLKKMSFKAIVAAIANLEAANIPLANQFIPLNQWNY comes from the coding sequence TTGAGCCTAAAGTTACTCATTGATGAAGATTCCCAAGATAAGATATTGGTCAAATTCCTACGAGAGGCTGGTCACGACGTTGTGACAGTCAACGGAGCTAGTCTGATGAGTCAACCAGACTCCGTTGTCTTGAGTTATGCAAGACAAAATAATCGCATCCTGCTGACGCTTAACTGTCAGGACTTTCAGGCTCTCCATCGAGCCAGCCCAAATCATCCCGGGATTTTAGCCGTTTACCAAGAGGCAAATCCCTTAAAGAAGATGAGCTTTAAGGCAATCGTGGCGGCAATAGCTAATCTTGAAGCAGCTAATATCCCTCTAGCTAATCAGTTTATCCCCCTTAACCAGTGGAACTATTGA
- a CDS encoding DUF6653 family protein, whose protein sequence is MIWGLVVLSIWGVVFGDTLVTLGKLWYLDRMVWLYGEMKDVNSEYRSWLY, encoded by the coding sequence GTGATTTGGGGATTAGTAGTACTTAGTATTTGGGGTGTAGTTTTTGGTGACACCTTGGTGACGCTTGGTAAGTTGTGGTATCTTGATCGCATGGTATGGCTGTATGGGGAGATGAAAGACGTGAATTCAGAGTATCGAAGCTGGCTATACTAA
- a CDS encoding DUF4386 domain-containing protein: MVNPLRLLRATGILLILLVILSNIPYVLLIQTFGYDDILREPVDVVLTRFQAGGTGLILTWFGFGLAALLLIPTSFLLYSVIKLSANRSQSPFLLVATLMGALSGILQAIGLMRWVFVVPVLARLYTDPNVSVMTREAVGVVYQAVHQYGGVVIGEHLGQTLLMGWTLGLGWAMRSSVLFKSWVAWWGVFTIPLLLIGQSELLATVIPAMPVLETTPIGFILWEAWLLIVGISLLRVPQKRVLVTSEAT; encoded by the coding sequence ATGGTAAACCCTCTGCGCCTGCTACGAGCTACGGGCATTCTGCTCATTTTGCTCGTTATTCTGTCCAACATTCCATATGTTTTGCTGATTCAAACCTTTGGGTATGACGACATTCTGCGCGAGCCTGTGGATGTGGTGTTGACAAGATTCCAAGCCGGGGGAACAGGGCTCATTCTCACCTGGTTCGGCTTTGGATTGGCTGCATTGCTGCTCATTCCTACAAGTTTCCTGCTGTATTCGGTTATAAAGCTGTCGGCAAACCGCAGTCAGTCTCCTTTCCTGCTGGTGGCAACGCTGATGGGGGCGTTGTCAGGAATCTTGCAAGCGATCGGGTTGATGCGGTGGGTGTTTGTGGTTCCGGTTTTAGCCCGTCTTTACACCGACCCCAATGTTAGTGTGATGACTCGCGAAGCGGTGGGCGTTGTTTATCAGGCCGTGCATCAGTACGGTGGAGTGGTCATCGGTGAGCACTTGGGGCAAACCCTGCTCATGGGGTGGACGCTAGGCCTCGGTTGGGCGATGCGATCGTCGGTGTTATTTAAGTCCTGGGTTGCCTGGTGGGGAGTGTTCACCATACCTCTGTTACTCATCGGCCAAAGCGAGCTGCTCGCCACAGTAATACCTGCAATGCCTGTGCTAGAAACAACACCAATTGGCTTCATTCTTTGGGAAGCTTGGTTATTAATCGTCGGTATTTCGCTATTGCGCGTACCTCAAAAAAGGGTTCTGGTTACATCAGAAGCAACGTGA
- a CDS encoding cupin domain-containing protein — protein sequence MILTKPDRMNAETITNPVKGDRMTILQPAHESQGRYAKICFDLPPGAQGSPLHYHTEMDETFTVLKGCLTMEVGQKGNVRILQPSESLQVPAGTHHSFCNASSDWVTFTTENSPAAGFEQFIRGLYGLAIDGKVNAAGMPTDPLQLAVLLKLSDTIPVGMPPVFFQALVNTLVWIAQRLQVETSLLKYWPQAESRLK from the coding sequence ATGATTTTAACGAAGCCAGACAGAATGAACGCTGAAACCATTACTAACCCAGTAAAGGGCGATCGCATGACGATTTTGCAGCCCGCCCACGAAAGCCAAGGCCGCTACGCCAAAATATGCTTTGATTTGCCGCCCGGTGCCCAAGGCAGTCCTCTCCATTACCACACCGAAATGGATGAAACCTTCACGGTGCTGAAGGGGTGCTTGACGATGGAAGTCGGGCAAAAAGGCAATGTCCGCATCTTGCAACCGAGCGAAAGCCTACAAGTTCCAGCGGGGACACACCACAGCTTTTGCAATGCTTCGAGCGATTGGGTGACATTCACCACAGAAAACAGCCCGGCGGCTGGCTTTGAGCAGTTTATTCGAGGGCTCTATGGATTGGCGATCGATGGCAAGGTGAATGCCGCAGGCATGCCCACTGATCCCTTGCAGCTAGCAGTGTTGCTGAAGTTATCAGACACCATTCCCGTGGGGATGCCTCCGGTTTTCTTTCAAGCCTTGGTCAACACACTGGTGTGGATCGCTCAACGGCTCCAGGTTGAGACCTCTTTGCTGAAGTACTGGCCCCAAGCGGAAAGTAGGCTGAAATGA
- a CDS encoding AraC family transcriptional regulator ligand-binding domain-containing protein, translated as MQEATFSVAIVRDIVQYVVAQGAEANALYRAADIDPAGLEDPDRQVVGEVLQKLWGEAVVQTGDHDLGLHIGEAFDLAAIGIVGYVMLNCKTYRQVLEKLCQYTQLFSRGVTLRYQVVDSWVYCDCDIVGGFKNYLLDEPRHPIESTFAALFRATQQLTGHQLDAQAVWFQHPCPAEVSEHKRIFQTKVQFSQPANRIILSAHCLDWSVRSANPNLLSVFEAHASGMVIAQNQSQNYSQKVMAAIAQAVQAEVPTIEAIARTLMTSVRQLQRELQTENTTYQQLLDETRKELAFQSLKGRATKICGMGLKRTVVISSHPHELSVVRSR; from the coding sequence ATGCAAGAGGCTACATTTTCCGTTGCGATTGTGCGCGACATCGTGCAGTACGTGGTGGCCCAGGGGGCTGAAGCGAATGCCTTATATCGAGCCGCAGACATTGATCCGGCCGGACTAGAAGACCCTGATCGCCAGGTGGTGGGTGAAGTCCTACAAAAGCTATGGGGCGAGGCCGTCGTACAAACGGGCGATCACGACCTCGGTTTACACATTGGCGAAGCCTTTGACCTGGCCGCGATTGGCATTGTCGGTTACGTCATGCTCAACTGCAAAACCTACAGACAGGTGCTCGAAAAGCTTTGCCAGTACACGCAGCTGTTTAGCCGTGGGGTCACCCTTCGTTACCAAGTTGTCGATAGCTGGGTTTACTGTGATTGCGACATCGTGGGCGGCTTCAAAAATTACCTGCTGGATGAGCCCCGCCACCCGATTGAAAGTACGTTTGCAGCGCTATTTAGGGCCACTCAGCAATTGACGGGCCATCAACTCGATGCTCAAGCCGTTTGGTTTCAACATCCTTGTCCGGCCGAGGTATCGGAGCACAAACGCATTTTTCAAACCAAGGTGCAATTTTCCCAGCCTGCTAACCGCATCATTTTGAGTGCCCACTGCCTGGATTGGTCAGTGCGATCAGCCAATCCCAACTTGCTTTCGGTGTTTGAAGCTCACGCGAGCGGGATGGTGATTGCTCAGAACCAGTCCCAGAACTATTCTCAAAAAGTGATGGCGGCGATCGCTCAGGCAGTACAGGCAGAGGTGCCCACGATTGAGGCGATCGCTCGTACTCTGATGACGAGCGTGCGCCAACTCCAGCGAGAACTCCAAACTGAGAACACCACTTACCAACAACTGCTAGACGAAACGCGCAAAGAGCTGGCCTTTCAATCCTTGAAGGGTCGTGCAACAAAAATCTGTGGGATGGGTCTAAAGAGGACAGTAGTGATTTCTAGTCATCCTCATGAACTGTCTGTTGTGCGGTCACGATAA
- a CDS encoding IS1 family transposase (programmed frameshift): MNCLLCGHDKVHKHGKTEKGHQRYKCPHCGQTFPEHFDTLYYGRHLSLDEVHTILQSHVEGSSLRGVSRISGRAYGTVASLVRAASQKAQMLHNQGVKQIEAEEISGDEMWSFIGKKQKNCQPEELMAGDCWIWLSLASDSGLILAARVGKRTDALLEELLVSTEGKTDCDIWNTDGWRGYERVLPETIHHQVGKRRTQRLDRTNGILRQQTGRWHRLQNKFGKVWEQTKVTARLVVSYFNWIWENSRSGTTAAQRARLTEWIWTWDDLVAYPTVF, from the exons ATGAACTGTCTGTTGTGCGGTCACGATAAGGTTCACAAACACGGCAAAACTGAAAAAGGACACCAACGATATAAATGTCCCCACTGTGGCCAGACCTTCCCCGAACACTTTGATACTCTTTACTATGGCCGCCATCTTAGTCTTGATGAAGTTCATACGATACTTCAATCTCACGTCGAAGGCAGTAGCCTGCGGGGAGTCAGCCGTATCAGCGGGCGGGCTTACGGCACGGTGGCTTCCCTGGTGCGAGCGGCTAGCCAGAAGGCTCAGATGCTTCACAATCAAGGGGTGAAGCAAATCGAAGCAGAGGAAATCAGTGGTGACGAGATGTGGTCGTTCATCG GAAAAAAACAGAAGAACTGCCAGCCGGAAGAGTTGATGGCAGGAGACTGCTGGATTTGGCTGAGTTTAGCCTCAGACAGCGGATTAATTCTGGCAGCGCGAGTGGGCAAGCGCACCGATGCTCTCTTGGAAGAGTTGTTAGTCTCCACCGAAGGCAAAACAGACTGCGACATTTGGAACACTGATGGCTGGAGAGGTTACGAACGAGTCCTTCCCGAAACAATCCACCACCAAGTGGGTAAGCGGAGAACTCAGCGCCTGGACAGAACCAATGGAATTTTGCGACAGCAGACGGGAAGGTGGCATCGCCTTCAGAACAAGTTTGGCAAGGTTTGGGAGCAAACGAAAGTAACGGCGAGGCTAGTTGTCAGTTATTTCAATTGGATCTGGGAGAATAGCCGCTCGGGGACGACGGCGGCTCAGAGGGCACGATTAACGGAGTGGATATGGACTTGGGATGACTTAGTTGCCTATCCCACAGTTTTTTGA
- a CDS encoding AraC family transcriptional regulator produces the protein MSQELIETANQSTDQRRVEHSGETVLLSSGKTAWEGILLEHIHLPASDISDVTAMSHHLTLQLGTSKTVELKVNGKFSRQQMIPGNICITPVQHLHAIRWQSDMEVLAMTLEPTFVMKAFQESVNPDRVELVMQRSQSDPLIREILLALKVELEAGCPSGRLYGEAMGTALAVHLLKTYTMLKSTPSQYEDGLPQHKLTQVLDYIQAHLDRDLRLADLAAFTGISQYYFCRLFKRSLGVTPHQYVLQQRIERSKQLLKQKDLAIADIALMCGFKNQSHLTTLFGKSTGTTPKSFRTFA, from the coding sequence ATGTCGCAAGAATTGATCGAGACGGCGAATCAATCCACCGATCAGCGTCGAGTAGAGCATTCTGGCGAAACAGTCCTTTTGTCGAGTGGAAAAACAGCTTGGGAAGGCATCTTGCTCGAACACATTCACTTGCCAGCGAGCGATATTTCGGACGTGACAGCAATGAGTCATCATCTCACGTTGCAGCTAGGAACTTCAAAGACAGTCGAACTGAAAGTCAACGGGAAATTTAGCCGCCAGCAGATGATACCTGGAAATATTTGTATCACCCCAGTACAGCACCTCCATGCAATTCGTTGGCAAAGCGATATGGAAGTCTTGGCGATGACTCTGGAACCCACTTTTGTCATGAAGGCTTTTCAAGAGTCGGTGAATCCAGACCGAGTAGAGTTGGTGATGCAGCGCAGTCAAAGCGATCCGCTGATTCGGGAGATCTTGCTTGCACTTAAAGTTGAATTAGAAGCGGGTTGTCCATCCGGTCGGCTGTACGGTGAGGCAATGGGAACTGCTCTTGCAGTGCATCTGCTCAAAACCTATACAATGTTAAAATCAACGCCATCTCAGTATGAGGATGGACTGCCACAGCACAAACTGACTCAAGTGCTGGATTACATTCAAGCTCATTTGGATCGAGATCTCCGGCTGGCTGACTTGGCAGCATTCACGGGGATAAGCCAGTATTACTTCTGTCGATTGTTTAAGCGATCGCTAGGAGTCACACCCCATCAGTATGTCTTGCAGCAACGGATCGAGCGATCTAAACAGTTACTGAAGCAGAAAGACTTAGCGATCGCTGATATCGCATTGATGTGCGGTTTTAAGAACCAAAGTCACTTAACAACCCTGTTTGGCAAAAGTACAGGAACAACGCCAAAAAGCTTCAGAACCTTTGCTTAG
- a CDS encoding zinc-dependent alcohol dehydrogenase family protein: MPKIVRFYEFGDADVLKLEDQPLVEPSEGEVRLKVEAIGLNRAEVGFRAGRYLELPKTFPSTLGYEASGVIDAIGFGVSGFQIGDRVSTIPAFSMLNYGMYGESAIAPASAVTHYPVTLSPTESTAIWMQYITAYGPLVEYGQVKAGDFVLITAASSSVGYSAIQIAKAAGAVAIATTRSNAKKQMLLDKGADHVIVTNDEDLVSRVMEITNGHGVDLVFDAVAGSFLETLAAAAAPGATIFVYGALDENAATPLPLFAALQKGLKIQGYTLFEITTNPIKLEHAKQYIYRGLESGKLVPILDRTFTLDQIVEAHRYMESNQQNGKITVTVP, translated from the coding sequence ATGCCGAAGATTGTGCGATTTTATGAATTTGGAGATGCAGATGTCCTCAAACTAGAAGACCAGCCGCTTGTAGAACCTAGTGAAGGCGAAGTGCGCCTTAAGGTCGAAGCCATTGGCTTAAATCGCGCTGAAGTCGGCTTTCGGGCAGGACGATATCTAGAACTGCCGAAAACGTTTCCTTCAACGCTCGGTTACGAGGCATCAGGTGTGATTGATGCGATCGGCTTCGGGGTGAGTGGATTTCAAATTGGCGATCGCGTCAGCACCATTCCTGCATTTTCTATGTTGAACTATGGCATGTATGGTGAAAGCGCGATCGCACCTGCCTCAGCCGTCACTCATTATCCTGTAACGCTCTCTCCAACAGAAAGCACTGCGATTTGGATGCAGTACATCACTGCATATGGTCCACTGGTTGAATATGGTCAGGTGAAAGCGGGTGATTTTGTTCTAATTACGGCAGCAAGTAGTAGTGTCGGCTACTCAGCGATTCAGATTGCTAAAGCTGCGGGAGCAGTTGCGATTGCGACCACTCGCAGCAATGCCAAAAAGCAAATGCTGCTGGATAAAGGGGCAGATCATGTCATTGTCACCAACGACGAAGATTTAGTCAGTCGTGTCATGGAAATTACCAATGGTCATGGCGTTGATCTCGTGTTTGATGCGGTTGCCGGATCGTTTCTGGAAACCTTGGCGGCTGCGGCTGCACCTGGAGCTACCATTTTTGTGTACGGAGCATTAGATGAAAACGCAGCGACTCCCTTGCCCTTGTTTGCAGCCCTTCAGAAAGGCTTGAAGATACAGGGCTACACGCTGTTTGAGATTACAACCAATCCCATTAAGTTAGAACACGCCAAACAATACATTTATAGAGGTTTAGAATCTGGAAAACTCGTGCCAATTCTCGATCGTACTTTCACACTCGATCAAATCGTGGAAGCGCATCGCTACATGGAATCGAATCAACAAAATGGCAAGATTACTGTGACCGTTCCGTAA
- a CDS encoding EthD domain-containing protein: MIKYVYCIRKRADLTDEEFHTYWKENHATFICGLAKALKAKKYIQSHKMDTPLNDEFVKSRGFDSPAYDGVTELWWDNLDDFLASFSTPEGVEATKQYIADESNFVDFSQSRAFLTEEHVVFDFTSEQA; encoded by the coding sequence ATGATCAAGTACGTGTATTGCATTCGTAAACGGGCAGACCTCACCGACGAAGAATTTCACACCTATTGGAAAGAAAACCATGCGACATTTATTTGTGGGCTGGCGAAAGCGCTGAAGGCGAAGAAGTATATTCAGAGCCACAAGATGGATACCCCGCTCAATGATGAATTTGTGAAATCTCGCGGATTTGATTCACCTGCCTATGATGGCGTGACTGAATTATGGTGGGACAACCTGGATGACTTCCTCGCCAGTTTCAGTACACCCGAAGGCGTTGAAGCGACAAAACAATACATTGCCGATGAATCTAATTTTGTTGACTTCTCTCAATCTCGTGCCTTTCTCACTGAAGAACACGTCGTTTTTGATTTCACATCTGAGCAAGCCTAA
- a CDS encoding YciI family protein, with product MQFLVLARVAEGVAMEQVLPHVKAEAEAVWQKYLAEIVRSIYYIADMSGAVLMCEAPNLEAMQAIAAQFPMAKAGVLKFEILPLKPYIGLESLFAKS from the coding sequence ATGCAGTTTCTAGTATTAGCGCGAGTTGCTGAAGGCGTTGCAATGGAACAAGTTTTACCTCACGTCAAAGCTGAGGCAGAAGCAGTTTGGCAAAAATATTTGGCTGAGATTGTGCGATCAATCTACTACATTGCGGATATGAGCGGTGCGGTTCTTATGTGTGAGGCTCCAAATCTAGAAGCCATGCAAGCGATCGCGGCACAATTTCCAATGGCAAAAGCAGGAGTTTTGAAATTTGAGATTTTGCCGTTAAAACCATACATTGGACTGGAATCATTATTCGCCAAATCCTAG
- a CDS encoding J domain-containing protein — protein sequence MSASDGTQQPMTIKLEKLVWRLRSPDEFFPQRQEEEAEEHPLHKSYCTGGTVLGEEGTFIAIKKRSTVSINALVYRLAVGMTGSQTAASQYIGELAATAWERDLERAVKLYNLICQAEAGYILDELVPKQLKASASVGQTVETAVLRSACTWLGINPDTPLKRQRGRPRKRTRNEHGDATSAGEVIELTLQPDGSVTGRLIASFQGLSQNTNLASLTLTKLAEILVALRDAQLVDDADLLEAYLEAVDADWRAKIAEEIGVEDNSTPTSPWAVLGLTPGASLEEVKQAYRKIMRTVHPDTSGPPQWYAQTVNDAYRQLLEELTDD from the coding sequence GTGAGTGCTTCAGACGGTACTCAGCAACCGATGACAATCAAGTTAGAAAAGCTGGTGTGGCGGTTGCGCTCGCCCGATGAATTCTTTCCTCAGCGCCAGGAAGAGGAAGCTGAAGAACACCCTTTACATAAAAGCTATTGCACCGGGGGAACCGTCCTGGGAGAAGAGGGGACATTTATTGCGATCAAGAAACGTTCAACTGTCAGCATCAATGCTCTGGTATACCGTTTGGCAGTTGGGATGACTGGCTCACAGACAGCAGCATCTCAATATATTGGTGAACTGGCAGCAACTGCTTGGGAACGAGATCTCGAACGTGCGGTTAAACTTTACAACCTGATCTGCCAAGCTGAGGCGGGCTACATCCTTGACGAACTCGTACCCAAACAGTTGAAGGCAAGTGCCAGCGTCGGACAAACTGTAGAAACTGCAGTGTTACGGAGTGCTTGTACCTGGCTGGGGATCAACCCTGATACCCCTCTGAAGCGGCAGCGAGGACGACCGCGTAAACGCACCCGCAACGAGCATGGCGATGCTACTTCAGCTGGAGAAGTGATTGAACTGACACTACAACCAGATGGAAGTGTTACCGGGCGACTAATTGCCAGTTTTCAGGGACTATCCCAAAACACCAATCTTGCTTCCCTCACTCTGACCAAACTTGCAGAAATACTGGTAGCGCTGCGGGATGCCCAATTGGTTGATGATGCCGATTTACTAGAGGCTTACCTGGAAGCAGTTGATGCCGATTGGCGTGCCAAAATTGCTGAAGAAATCGGAGTGGAGGACAATAGCACTCCAACAAGTCCTTGGGCAGTGCTAGGGCTTACCCCTGGAGCATCCTTAGAGGAGGTGAAACAGGCATATCGCAAGATTATGCGTACCGTCCACCCTGATACATCAGGACCGCCGCAATGGTACGCCCAGACAGTTAATGACGCTTATCGCCAACTCTTGGAGGAACTAACTGATGACTAA
- a CDS encoding carboxymuconolactone decarboxylase family protein: MDFPIYTIDTAPEKSKAALVHAKQTFGFIPNLEGIFAQAPALLKGSMALWDLFETTSFSPIEQQVIYLTVNYEHECHYCMAAHSGLAKMIGMSADDIQALRNGTALSDRKLQALRHFTQRMIQARGWVDEREIEEFLAVGYTQQQLLEVILGIAIKIMHNYTNHIAKTPLDKPFQPYVWSKPALTV; the protein is encoded by the coding sequence ATGGACTTTCCCATTTACACCATCGATACTGCCCCTGAAAAGTCCAAAGCAGCATTAGTTCATGCGAAACAGACATTTGGGTTTATTCCGAATCTAGAAGGGATTTTTGCCCAAGCCCCTGCATTGCTCAAAGGCTCAATGGCACTGTGGGATTTATTTGAAACCACTAGTTTCAGCCCAATCGAACAGCAAGTGATTTACTTGACAGTGAATTATGAACACGAATGTCATTACTGCATGGCAGCCCATTCTGGGTTGGCAAAGATGATTGGCATGTCGGCTGACGATATTCAAGCGCTTCGCAACGGTACAGCGCTGAGTGACCGAAAATTACAAGCGTTGCGTCATTTTACCCAACGAATGATTCAAGCGCGGGGTTGGGTTGACGAGCGTGAAATCGAGGAATTCTTAGCAGTGGGTTATACCCAACAGCAACTGCTGGAAGTTATTCTGGGGATTGCGATTAAAATCATGCACAACTACACGAATCACATTGCTAAAACGCCACTGGATAAACCGTTCCAACCCTACGTTTGGTCAAAGCCTGCGCTGACAGTATAA
- a CDS encoding GFA family protein, with protein MDGKCLCGAITVRTPDKNSIDACHCGMCRRWGGGPALGVACGSDVQIDGVDKLKVYKSSEWAERAFCGECGTHIFYRLLPTKEYFVPAGLFQNGIEFEFKEQIFIDMKPSYYEFVNQTLNMTEAEIFAKFALGENTEGT; from the coding sequence ATGGATGGTAAGTGTCTTTGTGGTGCAATAACAGTCAGAACACCAGACAAAAACAGCATAGATGCCTGTCATTGCGGAATGTGTCGGCGATGGGGAGGCGGACCAGCATTAGGTGTAGCTTGCGGGTCAGATGTGCAGATAGACGGCGTTGATAAACTAAAAGTGTATAAGTCCTCAGAATGGGCTGAAAGAGCTTTTTGTGGTGAATGCGGTACGCATATTTTCTACAGATTATTGCCCACCAAAGAATATTTTGTTCCAGCCGGTCTTTTTCAGAATGGAATTGAGTTTGAGTTCAAGGAGCAAATCTTTATAGACATGAAACCTAGTTACTATGAATTTGTTAATCAAACCTTGAATATGACAGAAGCAGAAATATTCGCCAAATTTGCGCTAGGTGAAAATACTGAAGGCACATAA
- a CDS encoding GNAT family N-acetyltransferase, with translation MKQPRIEIAVEPQPDEIEFVTQQIIKFNSSRAGEGNYKPLVIFLRDSDNHVVGGLIGETYWQWLYVDVLCVHESFRGEGYGDALLAAAEQEAVKRGCQYAYLDTFSFQAPEFYQKRGYAVFGELPNFPQGYRRYFLKKELH, from the coding sequence ATGAAGCAGCCAAGAATTGAGATAGCTGTAGAACCACAACCTGATGAAATTGAATTTGTCACTCAGCAGATTATAAAATTCAATAGCAGCCGCGCTGGTGAGGGTAATTACAAACCTTTAGTGATCTTTTTGCGAGATTCGGATAATCATGTAGTGGGTGGGTTGATTGGAGAAACCTATTGGCAGTGGTTGTATGTTGATGTGTTGTGCGTGCATGAATCGTTTCGCGGAGAAGGTTACGGAGATGCTCTTCTAGCTGCTGCGGAACAGGAAGCTGTGAAGCGCGGTTGTCAATACGCATATTTGGATACATTTAGTTTTCAAGCTCCAGAGTTTTACCAAAAACGTGGATATGCTGTTTTCGGTGAGTTACCAAACTTTCCCCAGGGTTATAGGCGCTATTTTCTGAAGAAGGAGTTACATTAA